DNA sequence from the Siniperca chuatsi isolate FFG_IHB_CAS linkage group LG3, ASM2008510v1, whole genome shotgun sequence genome:
ATTCAAAAAATAAACGTATAAGTGCACAAGGTGcacttgtgaccccttacaaaaaagcagtgtctagtcGGGGCCCCTTGTCACGTTTCACAAGTCTATGGGTTATTAGCATTTTACCATTAAACTTCTccgatggtttcatttaaataacagtttgatGCTCCAAGAGATAAAAagatccaatatttcacaaagaaagcaaagattagagaaaagtcgaAAATATTACAGATTTGTGTGGCAgagctttgttttttcctctttcctacCCCTTTATTTATCTCAAGACCCTATGGAGGGGTCCGACCCCTAGGTTTAGAACCACTGGattaaactaactaactgtatataaagtagtaaagtatataaaagtagctgcacctcaaccagctacaacagtaaaatgctgcaccagtattaacaatcttatgacatataataatatataattcacAGGTATATTTAGCTGATAATTCTAATGTACTTTTCTTAagtagtatttttacattgttgtattggtacttaagtaaaatggtTGGTGTTATATACACCCTAATAATCTGTTCATATTGGtgtaatttaaaacaagtgTTTATTGATTGTAGTGATCTCGTCATTTATGTCCTCACACCATGTTATTTTCTGAGGAGACACAGGAACTGTCCACCATGGTTTTGTAAAAGCGAGCAATCTGTCCTCTCATGGAGCAATGCTTTACTGCCATCTTTTCTACAGAGGGGAGAGTGGATGAAGATAGGGATGTGTCTTAAATATGTAACTTTACAGCTGCTTCTTATTCAAGTCTTAAGCATCTTTATCAATCGTTATACAgttcttttaaaatatttttaaacatgcaacatgtcacttttttgttttttgctatgTGGTATAACACCTCAGTGTCCTCCACTGAACCCCTCCACTGCAGCTTCACTTTTGCTCAAATGCTAGCACTGAGTCATGAAATGTGTTGCTGTTAAGTGATATAGTTGCAATTCTGATATGACTGTTGGTGTTACATTGTCACAAACCAGGTTTATGTCCAAATGTCAGTTTCAATCAGATTTCACCTGCAGTGTGAATGAAGCTTAACAGATGCTCCAAAGATGGGAGAGTGTGCCCGAGGAGAAACAATCTCAGCAGTAATTAGGCCTTCAGTGTCAAGTAAGCCACTGCTGACAAAAAGGCATCTGACAGAGTTTTAAAAGAGCaagcaagaagaaaaagattCTTTGTTCGGATGTGACCTCGGACTTAAATGCCAAGTGATCCTCGGGGGCTGGTGAACTGTTCAAGCACAGGCAACAATGATCAGAGCAATCTTAAATCATctgtaacaacaaaatgtgtACCAGCTGTCTATGAggaacacaaaatgttttgtcctTTCTGGTGATCCCACTCTTTCTCTGCTTAACAGTAGAGTACATGTTATAGCCTTATTTACACAGATTCAAGCAAGAAATAAACTATTGAATATACAGTTCTGCTGCCCTCTTTTGGGCAACACAAATATCATGTGTAACCCATTGGGCCATCATTTTAGTATTTGCCTTTAGTTACAGTTTATAAGGTGGTACAGAACATTTAAACTACTGCTGCAGAGACAGACTAATTTCCACTGGTTAAGGTTTCAAAACTTCTACAAATATGTAACCATTAAGAttcagaaaaggaaaatgtgaacTGTGTTTAATCCTCTAGATGACTTTGATTTCGAGTGTATAGCTGGTTTTCCTCCTGAGTGAGTGATGCCTCGTTCTTTCTTGGTGAAGCGCGGAGGGCTGCACCACCTTCGGCCCGCAGCGAGAAGCCCCGGCCCTGGATCGACCCCGGTAACGTTTAGCCAGCTAGGAAAAAAGACGGGGTCCTGTTATACATCCCTGGAGTACTCCACAGCAGAAACACCACATAATAACACAGTGCCCATCTCATTATTGCAGCAGGACCTTCAGGCTGCCAAACACTCCGATGGAAGTGGGCACCTTCAGCCATTCAGTCGCAAATCATATGGTGGGTGACAgatctattttatttttgtttataggCCTTTATCACAAGCATGTCAAGACTTTACAGAGACACAAATAACGATTTGACGCTGATgatgacagtttgtttttttgttgtttgacaaTTGTGTGAGACATTATACAAGTATTCTAATAATTCTGATGATCTAAGATAAGatattaaattattcaaaaGTGTATCAACCAGTCAACTTACCTGGCTGCCTTTATACTCAGTTTGTAGATCTGCTGAGCCCTGCAGTCCTGTCAACCCAAGTACTTGCAGCCCCGTGGAGAAAGTCGAATCTCGTCCTCCTACACCAGCAGTATGGTCCAGACCTCATGTGAGCTCAGGATATGCAGACAAACTGTCTGTGGGACTGGAAGACTTGACTCAGCACCCTCGCATCATGAGGGAGACCAGGAGCAGTGGCTGCTTGAAGATCAGTGGTCCTAAACAAGAGTGTCCACTCTGTAGCAAAGTATGGCATCCCTccattacattaaattacattgGTCTTATAGACCAACAACAACTCTGAAGGATTATAATTTTTACAGCTAGAGTTGAGTTAAAATTAGTTAAATTAACTCATAATCATCATAGTGCAGTAGGGGAGACTGGGGGcaattgtaatattttttatattttccgtCATAACTCACAGACCACTTGAcatatactataataataataataataataatagtgcaCAAATTAATACTACAGCTGATACATTTTCAATAATAAGGACAAGACTATAATATTAAATTGAAAGCAGGAAGTCAGTCTTGGTGGGGGCAAAAAGAAGGCATATTAACACACTGTatctcaaataaaaacacacctcAAAATAATCATATTACTGTTGTAGTATCTAATAATGTTActtaagattttttttgcatatgGTTCAAATTATTTTAGATGCCAGCCATTGTATGCATTCAAGCAAAAgtctatttatatttttgcagaAGAACCAAACTTTTATGAAATGTTACACATATAGACATATTAACAGAATAACACAATAAGACCATGTGGAGATaatattcattacatttttttaaagattaaagcaACACATTCTGTGTCACTTCTGATTCACACTTTCTGTatgaacacacataaaacacacattattttctACAAAAAAGTATGTTTATTGATGAGCTGCTATACTAGAACAAACACGTTTATTTTAATaaaccatttttaaatgtaattttacatttaaatctaGTGAAATATGTTCATTTTCTAACAGAAAAGTATGCATTGGACCATTTGGCTCGTGGGCAATTGTTACACAGTGTTAAAGCTATTTgctaacaagactaagagtctacagccatgctagcgactctgtgaggctgtacaaaGGCACAACAGTGCAAAcctcagcatgctaacatgctgacaatGAATGAACACAATGAACACAGTGAGCTAGTGGAGCTACAGTAGTAGGAGCTTGTAAGCTAGTTAACGCTAGGTAACTTTGCTCCAAAGATGTCTTTTTTAGTCTGATATCTGTGGTGGATGTGGTGGTGTCAGGTCATATGAACTCCTcataaatgtgaatgtgtgttccCAGCTTTGAGAAATTTATAGTAGGCTGTGTGAACCCATCAGGACCAAGACTTTTGACATGAATTTTTTATTACAGGTGTCGTATAGCGACCGGAGGTTAAATGACAAAACCAGAAATGGAGCAAATGAAATGTCATTCTTAAGTGGTCTCCCAGCAATTTCTACAGGACGTTTCCACATTCCTTCCCCCTTGAAGTGATCTCTGATTTCCCAGTGTTAAACTGCGTTCATCTTGTCTTTGCAGATATTTTCATGTCTGTCCAGTTTGAAGACTCATGTATGCAAGAGTCATGGAAGCACAGCACCTCTGTCACCAGCACACATCAAGTCCAGCAGGAAAGATACTGAGCGGTCACCACACATGGGCAAGGTCAGcatcacatttctttttatataaTTAACTTGTTATGATTTTGGACAAAATGCACAGTAAAACAATCAATTTCATGGATATATGAGGTACAACACTCCTGAATCCATAACCACAGTGCCTGTTGTTTTAGGAAAGGACATTTGGCTGCACAGTGTGTGGAAAAGTGTTCAAGCGCTCCTCCACCCTCTCCACTCATCTGCTCATACACTCAGACACCCGGCCCTACCCGTGCCAGTACTGTGGCAAAAGGTTCCACCAGAAGTCCGACATGAAGAAacacactttcatacacacCGGTGGGTTATGTGTTccctttgattgtttttaatatatgaAAGTCCACAGCtgtcatcattcatttattaaactGAACTGCAGtttcattttacatacattGCTTGTGCTAATTGATAACACCTGTGAACTGCTCATGCTAATCGCTAGCTTTAAACTCAAATTCACAGAATTATAtgcaatactgtatatactgtactactgtactatactgtattttgtcactATAACAGTCCCTTTATAGTACTCTTACCTAGTAGGCCTACTTACCTACTACTCTAACATATTTATGACAATAGTCAGCAACACTTATCATCGACTGGcaatcatttttctgttttatttttaaaaaaatggatcACTACTACCAACATGAACATAGGAACACGACTGTcatatatgtatactgtatatgtataccTATCTCCTACAAAGCATAAGTTTGCTTGAAATGCTTAAAattaaatcttgtttgtttaatccgtacaaaaaccaaagcgTAAAAACATTAtgtgtcaaactattccttgtCTTAATGTTACGCTTCGGTTTTTGAACAGATGAGATGTGACGTCTTAATTAGTAAACTACAGAGGTGCTGGCacagtaggtggattttgttacctgtggacagagctaggctagctgtttccccccgtttccagtctttatgctaagctaagctaaccagctgctggctgtaacgtCATACTTAGCATCTCAATACtgtatgacctgatatgtgatatgctgccccctactgatttggagtatgaattcgacaggtggagaaTAGTCTTAGTTCTTACACGTTGCCCCTTTAAGTGCTATTCCTCTAGTCATATGTCTATTCATATACcttgtgctgtgtttgtgtttgtgtaccaGGGGAGAAGCCCCATGTGTGTCAGATATGTGGGAAGGCATTCAGCCAGAGCTCCAACCTCATCACCCACAGCCGTAAACACAGGGACGACCGTCCCTACCACTGTACTCGCTGCCTCTACGGCTTCCAGCACAAAGTGGACCTGCGGCAGCACCAGGAGCACCACTGCACCTACCGCTGACTCTGACACAGCCGAGCCAACATCTTCTTCAGCCTTTTACCAGCGGAAACACATTGAGCACAGAAAGCTACTGACTGTGTTGTTGTTATGATGAAGTCAAATCTTAAATCCAAAGCTATAGCAGTTTATATTTTAGACTTAACTGTCTTTTAGGACACTGAGGGAACAAATATACTGTTCTTACTCTGCTCACAGGTTTCCAACACAGTAATACGATTATTTCAGGAACCttgcagcaaaacaaaagttGGAAGTCATGGTTACCTTGAATCTATGGTGTACTTGTTCAGTTGTAAAAATCCAAATAGTACTTACTATTCTGAGTTACCCTCATGTTAAATACattcttttatatttatatacaagGTCTATGCAAGGAATTAGGGAAATGCTGTTTATTTCCCCACATGATTTGTCCATATTCTCTGCAGATCTGTGATCATGTGAGGGCAGAACTCCTTTCCCTCTACAGTACGCAGATTTAACATTGGAGAAATGTAGCTTTGACACAGACTGGTGACACTACACGATTTCTATACATCTCTCACtttgaaagcagttgaaatgtgtTGAGTAAATTATCTAAATCCAGAAGCTGCCTCAACAGCAGTGCAGTTAAGTACACAAGGCTACAGTGAATATTACTTTTCTCCTTACTTTTCTGCAAATGATCACAGCGAGAGTGAATCTGAACCCAATAAACACAGATTTCATTAGTGGATTTGCTTTGCATTATGTTTATTTAGCACACATTACATAGTGTTTCCTTCATGATTTGCAGATTTTTCAGAGAATTTTGTCGTGGACAGCTTCAGCTGTTAAAAGCCTTCGTTGTTTTTGTACCACTGAGCTCTGGCAACGACGTCATTGGAGTAGTCTTTACCTGTTGTGTTCTCATCCACGTTTTCATAGGAATGGACGTTTCCATCCCCCATATTGTAGGCTGCTATCCCTcctgcagagacaaaaacaaattcaaacgAAGCTAAGCAGTGTGAAGTGAGTTGGTGCATGTGCGAGTCTACTGGTTCAGTGAAACAAACCTTTCAGCTGCTGCTCCGTGCTCCAGCCAGGAAATTTGTTGCGGATCCGATTGATAAAATGAACCAAGATCTCGGTGCCTTGGCGGAGGTGTTCCTCACTGTCCCATGCGCCCTGTGCAGTGTGTCCACCTCCGTTTGGATTAACATCAACCTACAGAAATGGGATGAACACTGCtgttattgtattgtaatgtgAGGCTCTACTAAGAGGATGTGAGTTAAACAGCAGTATTTCTTCCAACCTGCATCAGTCCCCAGCCGTTATACGCTCCTCTCTTTGAGTCATAGTCTCCCCAGCCATCATGTAGGGCATTTCCGGCCCTGGACTCTCTGGAGATGATGGCAGCGATTAGAGCTGGATCGATTCCATATTTAGCTCCCACACTGTTGATTTTAGACCTGTACTTTTCCATTCTGCCCGCATCAGTCTTTGCCATGGTGTGTGATGCCCTCTCACCTTTAGAGAGAAGTCAAACAGAGAACAGGATCATGGCCTCAGTGCAACAAATGCATCTGCTTCCCTGTCAATAGATAGAGAAACACTATGGATGCAGGCGATGAAGGCTACATGATTACTTTTTATACAATTGTTGATCAAATCAGCTCCTGTGTTTCTCTACTGCAGTGTTTACCTGAGTATGCCAGACTGTCCTGCTGAGCTGTTTCCCATGAAGCTCCAGTAGTTTCAAGCCTCATGATGTTTCCATAACCTGCAAATGTTTAGGTTATTAGATTAGTTTTCAACATGAGCACATAGCATGAGGACCTCAAGGGACTTTACAGTTACATAACCCACACAAAAGTGATAAGACACACTATTGTTCCCTGTGAATAAGTATTCCAGTGTTTCTTTCTTCCAAGCACATTCACAGCTGAAAGTCAAGTTCtatcaacagtaaaataacacaagcacacacccatttttcctgtttcctcttctGCTGGTCTCTCTGAAACTGAAATGCAAGAGATGCAACACAGTGACCCTCTGTCCACTCGTAACAGTATGtttgctttcactttcactttgacTTTCAGTTATTAGATTAGTTTTCATCAATACAACTGCAAAGCATGAGGACCTCAAGAGATTTTACTGTTACATATTTGAAAGCTGACAACGTGGAATCCTTTCAGACAAGATCTTTAGTAATTGTACGTTTCAATTTAGAAGGTTAATATACAAATgccacacaaaaacatataatatataGCGTCATTTTAAACTTTTGTGCCATAAGCACAAAAACACGTTCGTTCTAGAGTAAAGCGGACAACAGAAATCCAAAAGTACCGTAATGTATAAAAAGGTTAATAAACAGACTGTTGAGCACTGCAGCTTGTGTTAGAATATTACACAAATATTATGATAGAGGATAGTTTGAAAATATGGAAAGAATCCACAATAAGGTGATAAGAAACTACTTCCCAGCTTCAGCTCAACTATTCCAGTGTTGCCTTTTTAGGGAAGTCCAGATTGTGGGTTTATGTACCACAAGCGCCTTCACAGTTGAAAATCAAGTTCCATCAGCAGAAGAGTAAAACAGCACAAGCTCTTACCATTTCCCATTTTCTCCTCGGATAGTCCACTCAAAGCTGAATATGAGAGCTAGCACCAACAGAGCTGTTGCACACTGACCTCCGTTTCGCTTTGCCAGATGGGTGTGTTTAAATGCTAGTTTAAGTTCCACTATCTCTGACAAATCCTGCCTGCTATTCTAATCTTGCCCCTGCAGAAGCCTTCCTTCCTCAGGCCTGGATA
Encoded proteins:
- the LOC122873290 gene encoding zinc finger protein Gfi-1-like isoform X2, whose amino-acid sequence is MPRSFLVKRGGLHHLRPAARSPGPGSTPQDLQAAKHSDGSGHLQPFSRKSYVCRSAEPCSPVNPSTCSPVEKVESRPPTPAVWSRPHVSSGYADKLSVGLEDLTQHPRIMRETRSSGCLKISGPKQECPLCSKIFSCLSSLKTHVCKSHGSTAPLSPAHIKSSRKDTERSPHMGKERTFGCTVCGKVFKRSSTLSTHLLIHSDTRPYPCQYCGKRFHQKSDMKKHTFIHTGEKPHVCQICGKAFSQSSNLITHSRKHRDDRPYHCTRCLYGFQHKVDLRQHQEHHCTYR
- the LOC122873291 gene encoding lysozyme g isoform X2, giving the protein MGNGYGNIMRLETTGASWETAQQDSLAYSGERASHTMAKTDAGRMEKYRSKINSVGAKYGIDPALIAAIISRESRAGNALHDGWGDYDSKRGAYNGWGLMQVDVNPNGGGHTAQGAWDSEEHLRQGTEILVHFINRIRNKFPGWSTEQQLKGGIAAYNMGDGNVHSYENVDENTTGKDYSNDVVARAQWYKNNEGF
- the LOC122873291 gene encoding lysozyme g isoform X1 yields the protein MGNVSERPAEEETGKMGYGNIMRLETTGASWETAQQDSLAYSGERASHTMAKTDAGRMEKYRSKINSVGAKYGIDPALIAAIISRESRAGNALHDGWGDYDSKRGAYNGWGLMQVDVNPNGGGHTAQGAWDSEEHLRQGTEILVHFINRIRNKFPGWSTEQQLKGGIAAYNMGDGNVHSYENVDENTTGKDYSNDVVARAQWYKNNEGF
- the LOC122873290 gene encoding zinc finger protein Gfi-1-like isoform X1 is translated as MPRSFLVKRGGLHHLRPAARSPGPGSTPVTFSQLGKKTGSCYTSLEYSTAETPHNNTVPISLLQQDLQAAKHSDGSGHLQPFSRKSYVCRSAEPCSPVNPSTCSPVEKVESRPPTPAVWSRPHVSSGYADKLSVGLEDLTQHPRIMRETRSSGCLKISGPKQECPLCSKIFSCLSSLKTHVCKSHGSTAPLSPAHIKSSRKDTERSPHMGKERTFGCTVCGKVFKRSSTLSTHLLIHSDTRPYPCQYCGKRFHQKSDMKKHTFIHTGEKPHVCQICGKAFSQSSNLITHSRKHRDDRPYHCTRCLYGFQHKVDLRQHQEHHCTYR